One region of Lytechinus pictus isolate F3 Inbred chromosome 8, Lp3.0, whole genome shotgun sequence genomic DNA includes:
- the LOC129266821 gene encoding uncharacterized protein LOC129266821 produces MYSLGLLVFTVIALSQTGSAEYCFSCFSTRSNIQFDMFEGQQGSNGTVRNETGTHPTNTTSWPDHGDHGDCYYPSEFQRMYCGDGSGCEKLNAEVLFTYMEGGNTQWGSFHVIYMGCGTSSHSAGCEASPGSVLEYLLPYKDGIDYRIGKSLDWDEVLSGKACSCSGDFCNAATNVNMNCSLMIILSLLTFFWNKF; encoded by the exons GCTCAGCTGAATACTGCTTCTCGTGCTTCTCGACACGGAGTAATATCCAATTCGACATGTTCGAAGGGCAGCAGGGATCAAACGGTACGGTTCGTAACGAAACCGGAACACACCCCACAAACACCACATCATGGCCTGATCACGGTGACCATGGTGACTGCTATTACCCGAGCGAATTTCAACGAATGTACTGCGGGGACGGATCCGGTTGTGAGAAGTTGAATGCTGAAGTTTTGTTCACCTATATGGAAG GAGGCAATACACAGTGGGGATCCTTCCATGTGATATATATGGGATGTGGTACATCAAGTCACTCTGCTGGCTGCGAGGCTTCACCTGGCTCAGTCCTTGAGTATCTTCTGCCGTATAAGGATGGCATTGATTATCGGATTGGGAAGAGCCTCGATTGGGACGAGGTACTATCTGGAAAAGCTTGCAG TTGTTCTGGAGATTTCTGCAATGCCGCCACCAACGTCAATATGAACTGCAGTCTGATGATTATACTTTCTCTGTTAACCTTCTTTTGGAACAAgttctaa